The Nocardia arthritidis genome has a window encoding:
- a CDS encoding FHA domain-containing protein, translated as MDRQIEVLPGTHLVAGVAGAVVLVAHRDGTPPTANSPAWQSLMALTQLVRQAAAKEQRRTGRALARLATNWLMSLDYEEEVEFGVLSPADSGLAVFLHGGITAVLAGPERVEVLRGRDAGFTVDRVVIPAPGVGAGLFVDEAGQSTEVLPPRGIHALEAGTAPGSGAVVWTGPVPGVPTVPAGPVLVKQLDHPVAPPEPVLPQADPLVGRVVPRADESAGQQSAAPDWLVRRTEPIGRQSDPAAGRQDSGLSAGRSVSRPEAVVPQADPSVTQPEPALPQVDLSVIGSESDSPEAGRQQAMSAQADRSVARPLRPAEQPEATQLDQSVVPPEHVVPQQDQPSSGSGPGGRAVPKPVLGKAATEPDDLPVPGIREAAEQPTMVHTEPDEHTPVAPDGETVLAQPTVAPEAAVHTGSGTVVKGFKCARHHLNDPRVSFCAVCGIRMDQLTCVLTDGVRPPLGLLLLDDGNQFVLDNDIVIGREPEHSEAVSQRGARPVRLEDRSGGMSRAHAEIRLIDWDVTVVDGGSTNGTHIRQPGAQEWTRAIPGHPVKLQPGAQVLLGGRVATFDSQHGQL; from the coding sequence ATGGATCGACAGATCGAAGTTTTGCCCGGCACCCATCTCGTCGCGGGTGTCGCGGGCGCGGTCGTGCTGGTCGCGCACCGCGACGGCACGCCGCCGACGGCGAATTCGCCCGCGTGGCAATCGCTTATGGCGCTCACCCAGCTGGTGCGGCAGGCGGCGGCCAAGGAGCAGCGGCGCACTGGCCGCGCCTTGGCCCGGTTGGCCACCAACTGGCTGATGAGCCTGGACTACGAGGAAGAGGTGGAATTCGGGGTGCTGTCCCCGGCCGATTCCGGGCTGGCGGTGTTCCTGCACGGCGGGATCACCGCGGTGCTGGCCGGGCCGGAGCGGGTGGAGGTGCTGCGCGGGCGCGACGCCGGATTCACCGTCGACCGAGTGGTGATCCCGGCGCCGGGTGTCGGCGCAGGACTGTTCGTCGACGAGGCCGGGCAGAGCACGGAGGTGTTGCCGCCCAGGGGGATTCACGCGTTGGAGGCCGGTACCGCACCGGGTTCGGGAGCCGTGGTGTGGACCGGGCCCGTTCCAGGTGTTCCGACGGTACCGGCCGGGCCGGTGCTGGTGAAACAGTTGGATCATCCGGTCGCGCCGCCGGAACCGGTGCTGCCGCAGGCTGATCCACTGGTCGGTCGGGTGGTGCCGCGAGCGGACGAGTCCGCCGGGCAGCAGTCGGCAGCGCCGGATTGGCTCGTCCGGCGAACGGAACCGATTGGGCGACAGTCGGATCCGGCGGCCGGTCGGCAGGATTCGGGGTTGTCCGCGGGTCGATCCGTGTCGCGTCCGGAAGCGGTTGTGCCGCAGGCGGATCCTTCCGTGACGCAGCCGGAACCAGCGCTGCCGCAGGTTGATCTATCGGTCATCGGGTCGGAATCGGATTCGCCCGAGGCAGGGCGGCAGCAGGCGATGTCGGCGCAGGCCGATCGATCTGTCGCGCGGCCGTTGCGGCCCGCCGAGCAGCCGGAGGCCACACAGCTGGACCAGTCCGTCGTGCCGCCGGAACATGTTGTACCGCAGCAGGATCAGCCGTCATCCGGGTCCGGGCCGGGCGGACGCGCGGTGCCCAAGCCCGTATTGGGTAAGGCCGCAACCGAACCCGACGATCTGCCGGTTCCGGGCATCCGGGAAGCCGCCGAGCAGCCGACCATGGTGCACACCGAGCCCGACGAGCACACCCCGGTCGCCCCGGATGGCGAGACGGTGCTCGCCCAACCGACGGTCGCGCCCGAGGCGGCGGTGCACACCGGATCCGGCACGGTGGTCAAGGGTTTCAAATGCGCGCGTCACCACCTCAACGATCCGCGGGTGTCGTTCTGCGCCGTCTGCGGCATCCGGATGGACCAGCTGACCTGCGTGCTCACCGACGGTGTCCGCCCGCCGCTCGGCCTGCTGCTGCTCGACGACGGCAATCAGTTCGTCCTCGACAACGACATCGTGATCGGCCGGGAGCCGGAGCATTCCGAGGCGGTGTCGCAGCGTGGCGCCCGGCCGGTGCGGCTGGAGGATCGGTCCGGCGGTATGTCGCGGGCGCATGCGGAGATCCGGTTGATCGACTGGGATGTCACGGTGGTCGACGGCGGATCCACCAACGGCACCCACATCCGGCAGCCGGGCGCGCAGGAATGGACCCGCGCCATTCCGGGGCATCCGGTGAAGTTGCAGCCCGGCGCGCAGGTCCTGCTGGGCGGCCGGGTGGCGACATTCGATTCGCAGCACGGGCAGCTCTGA
- a CDS encoding flavoprotein has protein sequence MNGQGAPVLYAIVTGATVAGDVGKLVDLAQADGWDVCVIASPAGYQFIDADTLAAKTGHSVRSHYKEPDAPDTLPPADAMIVAPITSNSLAKWAAGISDTLPLGLLVEAVGLQRPVVAVPFVNRALMSFPPVGEAVRKLSDWGVTVIAEDPPHEPRSGGDHRNAFPWAAAWQALLDHPWRSNPQ, from the coding sequence ATGAATGGTCAGGGCGCGCCGGTCCTCTACGCGATCGTCACCGGGGCAACCGTCGCGGGAGATGTGGGGAAACTGGTCGACCTCGCGCAGGCCGACGGCTGGGACGTCTGCGTCATCGCCTCGCCCGCCGGCTATCAGTTCATTGATGCCGACACGCTTGCCGCCAAGACAGGGCACTCGGTACGCAGCCACTACAAGGAACCTGACGCGCCGGATACCCTTCCACCCGCCGATGCGATGATCGTCGCGCCGATTACCTCGAACTCGCTGGCGAAGTGGGCCGCGGGGATCTCGGACACGTTGCCTCTCGGCTTACTGGTGGAAGCCGTCGGCCTTCAGCGGCCTGTAGTGGCCGTGCCGTTCGTGAATCGCGCGTTGATGAGTTTTCCGCCGGTGGGGGAAGCAGTCCGCAAGCTGTCGGACTGGGGTGTAACGGTGATAGCCGAGGATCCACCCCACGAACCCCGCAGCGGCGGCGACCACAGAAACGCATTCCCCTGGGCAGCCGCATGGCAAGCATTGCTGGACCACCCCTGGCGGTCGAATCCGCAGTGA
- a CDS encoding LysR family transcriptional regulator — protein MGMVSAGRMETFLAVARHTSIRRAAAQLHVTEAAVSAAVAHIEKQLGAKLIAKSGRGITLTEAGRVYADYCRSILGLMEEAQAAVRQAETGRLRIGVVATAGEYVLLRPLVSFRSRYPDIELSLSIHPRDVLFLELRHHETDLVIAGRPPRDAGLVTRARRASQLVVVGPPHERDALRATWLLRGRGSGTREATLSLFERLQINPPTLTLGTHGAVLAAAREGLGVTLIHSDAISQDLTSGVLRVLAVPGTPLDRPWHATTTRSPAPTARLFLSHITDPAAVGKDAFQAL, from the coding sequence ATGGGCATGGTGAGCGCGGGCCGGATGGAAACGTTCCTCGCCGTCGCCCGTCACACCAGCATCCGGCGGGCGGCGGCGCAGTTGCACGTCACCGAGGCGGCGGTGTCGGCGGCGGTCGCGCATATCGAAAAACAGTTGGGCGCCAAGCTCATCGCCAAATCCGGCCGGGGGATCACGCTCACCGAGGCGGGCCGGGTCTACGCCGACTACTGCCGCAGCATCCTCGGTTTGATGGAGGAGGCCCAGGCCGCGGTGCGGCAGGCCGAGACCGGGCGGCTGCGGATCGGGGTGGTCGCGACGGCCGGGGAGTATGTGCTGCTGCGCCCGCTGGTCTCGTTCCGCAGTCGCTATCCGGATATCGAGCTGAGCCTGTCGATTCATCCGCGCGATGTGCTGTTCCTCGAATTGCGGCATCACGAAACGGATCTCGTCATCGCGGGGCGGCCGCCGCGCGACGCGGGCCTGGTGACCAGGGCGCGCCGGGCCAGTCAGCTCGTGGTGGTGGGTCCGCCGCACGAGCGAGACGCGTTGCGCGCCACCTGGTTACTGCGCGGGCGCGGCTCGGGGACCAGGGAAGCCACGCTGAGCCTGTTCGAACGGCTGCAGATCAACCCGCCGACGCTGACCCTCGGCACCCACGGCGCGGTGCTGGCGGCGGCGCGAGAAGGGTTGGGCGTCACGCTGATTCACAGCGACGCCATCTCGCAGGACCTGACATCCGGGGTGCTGCGGGTGCTGGCGGTGCCGGGTACGCCGCTGGACCGGCCGTGGCATGCCACCACCACCCGCAGCCCGGCCCCGACGGCCCGGCTGTTCCTGTCGCACATCACCGATCCGGCGGCGGTCGGGAAAGACGCGTTCCAGGCCCTGTGA
- a CDS encoding RNA polymerase sigma-70 factor has product MTEADVFDQLRPLLFTIAYEILGSAADAEDVLQDSYLRWRDTDHAEVEHPRGYLVQIVTRQALNQLRTVRRRREDYLGSWLPEPIRTEHDASHDVLLAESVSMAMLLVLETLTPTERAVFVLSEVFGHSLVEIAGMIGKSDTAVRQIAHRARSHVQARRKRFEPDTDTSEAVIGRFLLAARTGDVQALMDVLAPDVVQISDGGGRVTAARHPIVGAEPVARFLIRLARNTLAGMEIEFGTFNALPAVLLRSEGRLDSVLMIEVVGERITGLYAVRNPDKLRTANVVRTLERGGDD; this is encoded by the coding sequence ATGACCGAAGCGGATGTGTTCGATCAGCTGCGGCCGCTGCTGTTCACGATCGCGTACGAGATCCTCGGCAGCGCCGCCGACGCGGAGGATGTGTTGCAGGACAGCTATCTTCGCTGGCGCGACACCGATCACGCCGAGGTCGAACACCCGCGCGGCTATCTGGTCCAGATCGTCACCCGCCAGGCGCTGAACCAGCTGCGGACGGTGCGGCGCAGGCGCGAGGACTACCTCGGCAGCTGGCTGCCCGAACCGATCCGCACCGAGCACGACGCCAGCCACGATGTGCTGCTGGCCGAATCGGTGTCGATGGCGATGCTGCTGGTGCTGGAAACGCTCACACCCACCGAACGGGCGGTGTTCGTACTGTCGGAGGTGTTCGGGCACAGCCTCGTCGAAATCGCGGGCATGATCGGCAAATCCGATACCGCGGTGCGTCAGATCGCGCACCGCGCCCGCTCACACGTGCAGGCCCGCCGCAAACGCTTCGAACCCGACACCGACACCAGCGAGGCGGTGATCGGCCGCTTCCTGCTCGCCGCCCGCACCGGCGACGTCCAAGCCCTGATGGACGTCCTCGCCCCCGACGTCGTCCAGATCTCCGACGGCGGCGGCCGCGTCACCGCCGCCCGCCACCCGATCGTCGGCGCCGAGCCCGTCGCCCGATTCCTCATCCGCCTGGCTCGAAACACCCTGGCGGGCATGGAAATCGAATTCGGCACCTTCAACGCCCTACCGGCGGTACTGCTGCGCTCCGAAGGCCGTCTGGATTCCGTACTGATGATCGAGGTGGTGGGGGAACGCATCACCGGGCTCTACGCCGTCCGCAACCCCGACAAGCTGCGCACCGCGAACGTGGTGCGCACCCTCGAGCGAGGCGGAGACGACTGA
- a CDS encoding SAM-dependent methyltransferase, with protein MADQPNTIDQSKPSIARVYDYLLGGKDNYLVDQQVGDRFKNDLPGSVAIAQTNRQALIRAVRDMSAAGMRQFIDFGSGLPTADNVHQVAERHAPGSRVVYVDIDPIVLAHARALLATNNSTTVIQADLRDPKRIQDDPEVARLIDFSQPVGIVFSAILHHLNDEENPAEVVRYWTDQLVPGSLVYISHFRSGHNAETEAAERTLQDTFGRGRWRDDNEIRELFGDLEILEPGITYCAAWRPDVRDAATGETARRPTVWEQLIVSGLARKN; from the coding sequence ATGGCCGATCAGCCGAACACGATAGACCAGAGCAAGCCGAGCATCGCGCGAGTTTACGACTACCTACTCGGCGGCAAGGATAATTATCTCGTCGATCAGCAGGTCGGCGACCGTTTCAAGAACGACCTGCCCGGGTCGGTGGCGATCGCGCAGACGAACCGTCAGGCCCTGATCCGCGCGGTCCGCGATATGTCGGCCGCCGGGATGCGGCAATTCATCGATTTCGGCAGCGGGTTGCCCACCGCCGACAATGTGCATCAGGTCGCGGAACGGCATGCGCCGGGCAGCCGGGTGGTGTACGTCGATATCGATCCGATCGTGCTCGCGCACGCTCGGGCGCTGCTGGCCACGAACAACAGCACCACCGTGATCCAGGCGGATCTGCGCGATCCGAAGCGGATTCAGGACGATCCGGAGGTCGCGCGGCTGATCGACTTCAGCCAACCGGTCGGGATCGTGTTCAGTGCCATCCTGCATCACCTCAACGACGAGGAGAATCCCGCCGAGGTCGTGCGCTACTGGACCGATCAGCTGGTGCCGGGCAGCCTGGTCTACATCTCGCACTTCCGGTCCGGACACAATGCGGAGACCGAGGCGGCCGAGCGCACACTGCAGGACACCTTCGGGCGCGGCCGGTGGCGCGACGACAACGAGATCCGGGAGCTGTTCGGCGATCTGGAAATTCTCGAGCCGGGCATCACCTACTGCGCCGCCTGGCGGCCCGACGTGCGCGACGCCGCCACCGGTGAGACGGCGCGGCGGCCGACGGTGTGGGAGCAGCTGATCGTTTCGGGGCTGGCCCGGAAGAACTGA
- a CDS encoding class I SAM-dependent methyltransferase, with amino-acid sequence MFNEVPELYDRNRPGYPDELFADLGAITGLDERSVVLEVGCGTGQATRALAALGCSVTAVEPGVDMAALARRRIAAFRNIEVETSTFEEWDDRGRRFDVLVAASSWHWVDPSVGWPRAHEVLYPDGWMALLGNIVVRRPGEPEVYAETADLHEQFCPGNPDWGHPPLEDEVRSTDEGWGPINDPGLLFGPTIVRSIAAYVSPFSTPSPNASGRGWATEYHGVI; translated from the coding sequence GTGTTCAACGAGGTGCCGGAGCTCTACGACCGAAACCGGCCTGGATACCCCGATGAACTGTTCGCCGACCTCGGTGCCATCACCGGCCTGGACGAACGCTCGGTGGTGCTGGAAGTAGGCTGCGGTACCGGTCAGGCGACGCGCGCGCTGGCCGCGCTCGGCTGCTCGGTGACAGCCGTAGAGCCGGGCGTCGATATGGCCGCACTCGCGCGCCGGCGGATCGCGGCGTTTCGCAACATCGAAGTCGAGACCTCGACGTTCGAGGAGTGGGACGACCGCGGCCGACGCTTCGATGTGCTCGTGGCCGCGTCGTCGTGGCACTGGGTTGACCCGTCGGTCGGCTGGCCGCGAGCCCACGAGGTGCTCTATCCCGACGGCTGGATGGCGCTGCTCGGGAATATTGTTGTCCGCAGGCCCGGGGAACCCGAAGTTTATGCCGAGACCGCCGATCTCCACGAGCAGTTCTGCCCCGGTAACCCCGACTGGGGGCACCCTCCGCTGGAGGACGAGGTGCGTTCTACCGACGAGGGCTGGGGCCCGATCAACGATCCAGGACTATTGTTCGGCCCGACGATCGTGCGCTCGATCGCGGCGTACGTGAGCCCCTTCTCGACGCCATCGCCGAACGCATCCGGACGCGGATGGGCGACCGAGTATCACGGCGTTATCTGA
- a CDS encoding helix-turn-helix domain-containing protein: protein MGPHVGQAIAAERKVAGLSQRQLAARARYSLSMVKAVEQGREVASPGFIATVANALGVDPDRLYGTPYVETLAEDGPLEGLAELRTVLAEGAYAQAIEPTSQPELAAQLMLAESALHNDRTRRALALLPGLIRQLHGAVQSAQHDRDRTKAYEMLCAAFIAAEGACCRLGYSSLTALVLDRLDWAAEHTEDPGYAVRSLMKRSRLLMSHGSTEVAMSLVERGLDLLPGSSEGEQMLRGYGHLRGAIVAARGRRLELAQTHIQEARLIARPMNHESDLYTTDFGPGNVEIHACAVELEAGDPGKAAREGAALQLPPDMAPPRAGYHWQDNARAWLMSGKPDRALAALNKARAIAPQQTRLHPAVRETVYGIAAAQRRQTDSLLGFASWLGAAL, encoded by the coding sequence ATGGGTCCGCACGTGGGGCAAGCAATTGCCGCAGAGCGCAAGGTCGCCGGATTGAGCCAGCGGCAGTTGGCTGCGCGCGCCCGCTACAGCCTCAGCATGGTCAAGGCGGTGGAGCAAGGCCGGGAAGTTGCCTCACCTGGCTTTATCGCGACAGTAGCCAATGCGCTCGGCGTCGATCCCGATCGGCTCTACGGAACTCCCTACGTTGAAACGCTTGCCGAAGATGGGCCGCTGGAGGGACTTGCCGAGCTCCGGACGGTGCTGGCCGAGGGCGCGTATGCGCAAGCAATCGAGCCAACAAGTCAACCGGAGTTAGCGGCACAGCTGATGCTGGCCGAGTCGGCATTGCACAATGATCGGACGCGCCGCGCCTTAGCGCTCCTTCCCGGTCTGATTCGGCAGTTGCATGGAGCAGTGCAGAGCGCCCAACACGACCGCGACCGCACCAAGGCATACGAGATGCTCTGTGCGGCATTCATCGCTGCCGAGGGTGCATGCTGTCGACTCGGATACTCGTCCCTGACGGCACTGGTGCTCGATCGGCTAGATTGGGCCGCTGAGCACACCGAGGATCCCGGCTACGCGGTCCGGAGCCTTATGAAACGGTCCCGTCTGCTTATGTCGCATGGGTCCACCGAAGTAGCGATGTCGCTGGTGGAACGGGGACTTGATCTGCTCCCGGGTAGCAGTGAGGGAGAGCAGATGCTCCGCGGCTACGGGCATCTTCGCGGTGCCATTGTCGCCGCGCGTGGGCGACGGCTGGAACTCGCTCAAACGCACATCCAGGAGGCGCGGCTTATCGCGCGACCGATGAACCATGAAAGCGACTTGTATACAACAGATTTCGGTCCGGGGAATGTCGAGATTCATGCATGTGCGGTCGAATTGGAGGCCGGGGATCCCGGAAAAGCCGCTCGCGAGGGTGCTGCGCTGCAACTACCACCGGACATGGCACCGCCGCGCGCTGGATACCACTGGCAGGACAATGCTCGTGCTTGGCTGATGTCGGGCAAGCCGGACCGCGCATTGGCCGCGCTGAACAAGGCTCGCGCTATAGCGCCCCAGCAAACCCGCCTGCATCCTGCGGTCCGCGAAACCGTGTACGGGATAGCTGCGGCGCAGCGGCGGCAGACAGACAGCTTGCTCGGGTTCGCCTCCTGGTTGGGGGCCGCGCTCTAG
- a CDS encoding SRPBCC family protein, with protein sequence METFTVERVIAAPVERVFDWCSVTSNYERSGWVVRDVLTRPGEGAPYGLGAVRRHTWVIGRFVERITRYDAPNAFDYVVEQSFPPARHEGGTMTFEAVPGGTRVVWSTTVEVPFGGAFVTRRIAGPVITYVFGRILRACERELVAAN encoded by the coding sequence ATGGAGACCTTTACTGTCGAGCGGGTTATCGCGGCACCGGTCGAGCGGGTATTCGATTGGTGCTCGGTGACGTCGAACTATGAGCGCAGCGGGTGGGTGGTGCGTGACGTGCTTACCCGGCCCGGCGAGGGCGCGCCGTACGGGCTGGGCGCGGTCCGGCGGCACACCTGGGTGATCGGCCGGTTCGTGGAGCGCATCACCCGGTACGACGCGCCGAATGCGTTCGATTACGTTGTGGAACAAAGCTTTCCGCCGGCCCGCCACGAGGGTGGAACCATGACCTTCGAGGCGGTACCGGGTGGCACCAGGGTGGTGTGGAGCACCACCGTCGAGGTGCCGTTCGGCGGCGCGTTCGTGACGCGCCGAATCGCCGGGCCCGTCATCACTTACGTGTTCGGGCGGATCCTGCGGGCCTGCGAGAGGGAGCTCGTCGCAGCGAACTGA
- a CDS encoding NAD(P)/FAD-dependent oxidoreductase translates to MTHVVVVGAGYAGVMAANRIAAKGNSDIHVTVVNARPEFVERIRLHEHATGGAVAWRPLSELLHPSVRLRVATAETIGARSVRLDDGAVIDFDYLLYAVGSMAAPGPVGCEHAWSIADFDTAEALRAELRRLPAGARVVVVGGGLTGIESSAEIAYRYPALTVELVSDTVAGWLPEASRANIARRLADIGVVLRTGLRVNGIRANEVVTDAGPLFSDCTVWAGSFAVPDLARRSGLPVAADGRLRTDETLVCVDHPRIVGIGDAVAPPRDVGDHLRMSCQAAIPLGAHGADTVLALIRGAEPAPISIGMGGQGISLGRRDGFIQVSRLDDTPVRIAFSGRAAAVLKERVCRYTLFELRHPRLHRWLRGPAVAADAVGAPV, encoded by the coding sequence GTGACGCACGTGGTGGTGGTCGGCGCGGGATACGCGGGCGTGATGGCGGCGAATCGGATTGCGGCCAAAGGTAATTCGGATATTCACGTGACGGTCGTCAATGCGCGGCCGGAATTCGTGGAACGGATCAGGCTGCACGAGCACGCGACGGGCGGTGCGGTGGCGTGGCGGCCGTTGAGCGAATTGCTGCATCCCTCGGTGCGGCTGCGGGTCGCGACGGCGGAGACGATCGGTGCGCGGTCGGTGCGGCTCGACGACGGTGCGGTGATCGACTTCGATTATCTGCTCTACGCGGTGGGCAGTATGGCGGCGCCGGGGCCCGTCGGATGCGAACATGCCTGGAGTATCGCGGATTTCGACACCGCCGAGGCATTGCGCGCCGAACTGCGGCGGCTGCCCGCCGGCGCCAGGGTCGTCGTGGTCGGGGGTGGTCTCACTGGTATCGAGAGTTCCGCGGAGATCGCTTACCGGTATCCGGCCCTGACAGTCGAATTGGTGTCGGACACGGTCGCGGGATGGCTGCCCGAGGCGAGCCGGGCGAATATCGCGCGCAGGCTGGCGGATATCGGTGTGGTGCTGCGTACGGGGTTGCGGGTCAATGGTATTCGCGCGAACGAGGTCGTCACCGACGCGGGGCCGCTGTTCAGCGATTGCACGGTGTGGGCGGGTTCGTTCGCGGTGCCGGACCTGGCGCGGCGCAGCGGACTTCCGGTGGCCGCCGACGGGCGGCTGCGCACCGATGAAACGCTGGTCTGCGTGGACCATCCGCGGATCGTCGGCATCGGTGACGCCGTTGCGCCGCCCCGCGATGTCGGCGATCATTTGCGAATGAGTTGCCAGGCAGCGATACCGTTGGGAGCGCACGGCGCGGACACCGTGCTCGCGCTGATCCGGGGCGCGGAACCCGCGCCGATCTCGATCGGCATGGGCGGGCAGGGGATCAGCCTCGGGCGGCGCGACGGGTTCATCCAGGTCTCGCGCCTCGACGACACCCCGGTCCGGATCGCGTTTTCCGGGAGGGCCGCGGCCGTGCTCAAGGAACGCGTCTGCCGCTACACGCTGTTCGAGCTCCGGCATCCGCGGCTGCATCGGTGGCTGCGCGGTCCGGCCGTAGCGGCCGACGCGGTCGGTGCGCCGGTATGA
- a CDS encoding phosphotransferase, with protein MPDDRPHRTRWEQLPDAVRDAVQQQLCDKVIAVLTPQGGFTHGMAALLELGSGRTVFAKAIECADPLAAMYRAESATVAGLPVRAPAPRPIGTLETDGWLVLLFEAVAGRHPQLDDPAELSAVLRTVEKLAGVLTPNPLPDAPTIEHAYGVAFTGWRGFAEHGPPTDLDEWSLRNLDRLAGLEAGWCLQATGNTLLHTDLRPDNMLIRPDGRVLVVDWAWPCRGAAWVDLVLLCPSMLAAGVDPEPILAAHPLTADVDPAAILAVMCAMYGFWARNSRQPAPPKSPGLRAHQAWHADLTRDWLKRRL; from the coding sequence ATGCCTGACGACCGACCACATCGCACGCGCTGGGAGCAATTGCCCGACGCGGTGCGCGACGCCGTCCAGCAACAGTTGTGCGACAAGGTCATCGCGGTGCTGACGCCGCAGGGTGGTTTCACGCACGGTATGGCGGCGCTGCTCGAACTAGGTAGTGGCCGAACGGTTTTCGCCAAGGCCATCGAGTGCGCCGATCCGTTGGCGGCGATGTATCGCGCCGAAAGCGCAACGGTCGCCGGGCTTCCGGTGCGGGCACCGGCACCGCGGCCGATCGGCACGCTGGAAACGGACGGCTGGCTGGTGCTGTTGTTCGAGGCGGTGGCCGGTCGCCATCCACAGCTCGACGACCCGGCCGAACTGTCAGCGGTCCTGCGCACGGTCGAGAAACTGGCCGGAGTGCTCACCCCGAACCCGCTGCCGGACGCGCCGACCATCGAGCACGCGTACGGTGTTGCCTTCACGGGATGGCGGGGATTCGCCGAACACGGCCCGCCCACCGACCTCGACGAATGGTCGCTGCGCAACCTGGACCGCCTCGCCGGTCTCGAGGCCGGATGGTGCCTACAAGCAACTGGAAATACGTTGCTGCACACCGATCTTCGCCCCGACAACATGCTGATCCGACCCGACGGCCGGGTGCTGGTGGTCGACTGGGCCTGGCCGTGTCGCGGTGCGGCCTGGGTGGATCTGGTGCTGCTGTGCCCATCGATGTTGGCGGCCGGAGTCGACCCGGAACCGATCCTCGCCGCCCATCCGCTCACGGCGGACGTCGACCCGGCCGCCATCCTCGCCGTGATGTGCGCGATGTACGGCTTCTGGGCCCGCAACAGCCGACAACCCGCACCACCCAAATCGCCGGGCCTGCGCGCCCATCAAGCCTGGCATGCCGATCTCACCCGGGATTGGCTGAAGCGACGGCTCTGA
- a CDS encoding Cmx/CmrA family chloramphenicol efflux MFS transporter translates to MVFVFAVAVFAQGTSEFMVSGLLAPIASDIGVSVGAAGLLTSLFAAGMVVGAPVMAMAAGRLPVRVATAAFLALFCVAHVIGAVTTDFTVLLTTRVLAAVSNAGFLAIALAALPRLIDPARLGRATSVVVSGVTVACIAGVPAGTLLGQIWGWRSAFWAVAVLSAVVLIPVWALTGSDRAQQPESPIRREWMVLGRSEIRTPVALGVLVNAATFAGFTYLGAITAATGADERWIPLVLALFGLGSFAGVTLAGRYGDRYGRIIIDTGTVALVAVWVLAAITAHTLAGVSALAVVTGAVAFGVGSTLIATIVRTAAPSAPHIAGALATTALNIGAVLGPALAGLVVDHTGRSTAALWTSAVFTCAACVFPYATTAGSRLSSLRRAPSRRPAGSARTRK, encoded by the coding sequence GTGGTTTTCGTCTTCGCTGTCGCGGTCTTCGCGCAGGGTACATCCGAGTTCATGGTGTCCGGTCTGCTGGCACCGATCGCATCCGATATCGGCGTTTCTGTCGGCGCCGCAGGCCTGCTGACCTCGCTGTTCGCGGCGGGCATGGTGGTGGGTGCGCCGGTCATGGCGATGGCGGCGGGCCGATTGCCGGTCCGCGTCGCGACCGCCGCGTTCCTGGCGCTGTTCTGTGTGGCGCACGTGATCGGCGCTGTCACAACTGATTTCACCGTACTGCTGACGACGCGCGTACTCGCCGCGGTGTCCAATGCCGGATTCCTCGCCATCGCGCTGGCGGCGCTGCCCCGATTGATCGACCCGGCCAGGCTCGGGCGCGCCACCTCGGTGGTGGTGTCCGGGGTGACGGTGGCCTGTATCGCGGGTGTGCCCGCGGGCACGCTGCTCGGACAGATATGGGGCTGGCGTTCGGCGTTCTGGGCCGTCGCGGTTCTCAGCGCGGTCGTCCTGATCCCGGTGTGGGCGCTGACCGGATCCGATCGCGCTCAGCAGCCGGAATCGCCCATTCGCCGAGAATGGATGGTGTTGGGCCGCAGCGAAATCCGTACCCCGGTCGCGCTCGGGGTGCTCGTCAATGCCGCGACGTTCGCCGGGTTCACCTACCTCGGCGCCATCACCGCGGCGACCGGTGCGGACGAGCGGTGGATTCCGTTGGTGCTGGCCCTGTTCGGGCTCGGCTCGTTCGCCGGTGTGACGCTCGCCGGACGTTACGGCGACCGCTACGGCCGGATTATCATCGACACGGGAACCGTTGCGCTCGTGGCGGTTTGGGTGCTCGCAGCGATCACCGCCCACACGCTCGCCGGAGTATCCGCGCTGGCCGTGGTGACCGGCGCGGTCGCATTCGGCGTCGGCTCGACCCTCATCGCGACGATCGTGCGCACCGCGGCCCCGAGCGCACCGCATATCGCCGGTGCGCTGGCGACCACCGCCCTCAATATCGGCGCGGTCCTCGGCCCCGCGCTCGCCGGACTCGTCGTCGATCACACCGGCCGATCCACGGCGGCACTGTGGACCAGCGCCGTATTCACCTGCGCCGCCTGCGTTTTCCCGTACGCGACAACGGCCGGATCACGGCTCAGTTCGCTGCGACGAGCTCCCTCTCGCAGGCCCGCAGGATCCGCCCGAACACGTAAGTGA